Proteins from a single region of Candidatus Hydrogenedentota bacterium:
- the hisD gene encoding histidinol dehydrogenase, protein MEISGVDRTDPPDRSDRFDRGQKGKRQMTTLEITGDADFQPVAMRVCAGNGVAGESDGDKLESVRAILDAVRTRGDEAVAEFTERFDGVRISPDRFEVTPEEIEQASAQVDPLLMQSLERAHANIRAYHSKHLRESWEETAPDGTILGQRVAPIATAGVYVPGGKAFYPSSVLMNIAPARVAGVGEILMVSPPSHHGGIHPVVLAAAKLAGATRIFRVGGAQAIAALAYGTEHIPAVCKITGPGNAYVALAKRLVNGICDIDTEAGPSEVVVIADDAANPAFVAAELLAQAEHDEEARAVLVTPSWDLIARVEEETAKQAAALPRKAIIDRSLAGQGFLVKVRDLDEAIRLSNWIAPEHLSIQTRDPRAVLDRITNAGAVMLGAYTSVAMGDYFAGPNHILPTGRRARYASPLTAEDFRKVTSIISYSYERLMRDAADIRRLAEAEQLTAHANALEVRL, encoded by the coding sequence ATGGAGATATCAGGTGTTGATCGGACCGATCCGCCGGATCGGTCGGATCGGTTCGATCGCGGGCAAAAGGGCAAACGACAAATGACGACGCTTGAAATAACCGGCGACGCGGATTTCCAGCCCGTTGCCATGCGCGTGTGCGCCGGAAACGGCGTCGCGGGCGAATCGGACGGGGACAAACTCGAATCCGTCCGCGCCATCCTCGATGCCGTGCGAACGCGGGGCGACGAGGCCGTCGCCGAATTCACGGAACGTTTCGACGGCGTGCGGATTTCGCCGGACCGTTTTGAAGTCACGCCCGAAGAAATCGAACAAGCGTCGGCGCAAGTGGATCCGCTGCTGATGCAGTCGCTCGAACGCGCCCACGCGAACATTCGGGCCTATCACTCGAAACACTTGCGCGAATCCTGGGAGGAAACCGCGCCGGACGGAACTATTCTCGGCCAGCGTGTCGCGCCCATCGCGACGGCCGGCGTCTATGTGCCCGGCGGCAAGGCCTTCTATCCGTCGTCGGTGTTGATGAACATTGCGCCGGCGCGCGTCGCGGGCGTCGGGGAAATTCTGATGGTGTCGCCGCCTTCCCACCATGGCGGCATCCATCCCGTGGTGCTGGCGGCGGCAAAACTGGCCGGCGCTACGCGCATCTTCCGTGTCGGCGGCGCGCAGGCCATCGCCGCGCTGGCCTACGGAACCGAACATATCCCCGCCGTCTGTAAAATCACCGGCCCGGGCAACGCCTACGTGGCCTTGGCCAAACGCCTTGTCAACGGTATTTGCGACATTGACACGGAAGCCGGGCCTTCCGAAGTCGTCGTCATCGCCGACGATGCCGCGAACCCGGCGTTCGTCGCCGCGGAACTGTTGGCGCAGGCTGAACACGATGAAGAAGCGCGCGCCGTGCTGGTAACGCCGTCATGGGACTTGATCGCCCGGGTCGAAGAAGAAACCGCGAAGCAGGCTGCCGCCCTGCCGCGCAAGGCAATCATTGACCGATCGCTTGCCGGACAGGGATTCCTTGTGAAGGTGCGCGATCTCGACGAGGCGATCCGGCTGTCGAACTGGATCGCGCCGGAGCACTTGTCCATCCAGACGCGCGATCCCCGCGCCGTCCTGGACCGAATCACGAACGCCGGGGCCGTCATGCTTGGCGCCTACACGTCCGTCGCGATGGGAGACTATTTCGCGGGGCCGAACCACATCCTGCCGACGGGACGCCGCGCGCGGTACGCGTCGCCGCTCACGGCGGAAGATTTCAGAAAAGTCACGAGCATCATTTCCTATTCGTATGAGCGCCTGATGCGAGACGCCGCCGATATCCGCCGCTTGGCGGAGGCGGAACAGTTGACGGCGCACGCGAATGCCCTGGAGGTCCGGTTGTGA
- the hisC gene encoding histidinol-phosphate transaminase — translation MKYRRTILEGVEGYVPGEQPRMPNIVKLNTNENPYPPSPRVLEAVRGLSPDALRRYPDPLAVELRAECAKRYGYDGPDWVVAGNGMDELLALAVRTFVDPGDAILTPYPTYTLYETLALLHGAKATLVDLDESFQLTEAFFNTAARLCILPRPNAPTGVCAPREAIERLCRTFDGIVVIDEAYVDFSDDNCMDFPKRFDNAIVMRTFSKSFSLAGMRLGIAVARPEIIGEFLKVKDSYNLNAVAQAAGLAAMRDYDHMTVNAEKVRKTRARVTATLREMGFAVPESQSNFVIAQWDGQPSARTLFEALRERAIVVRYFKARRLENAIRISIGTNEEMDLLLAALREILSI, via the coding sequence GTGAAATACCGACGAACGATCCTGGAGGGTGTTGAGGGATATGTGCCCGGCGAACAGCCGCGCATGCCCAACATCGTCAAACTCAACACGAACGAAAACCCTTATCCGCCGTCGCCGCGGGTTCTCGAAGCCGTGCGCGGCCTTTCCCCGGACGCCCTGCGCCGGTATCCCGATCCCCTTGCCGTCGAATTGCGCGCCGAATGCGCCAAACGCTATGGATACGACGGGCCGGATTGGGTCGTCGCCGGAAATGGCATGGATGAGTTGCTGGCGTTGGCGGTGCGAACCTTTGTCGATCCCGGAGACGCGATTCTTACCCCCTATCCGACGTATACGTTGTACGAGACGCTGGCCCTCCTGCACGGTGCGAAAGCCACGCTCGTGGATCTCGACGAATCGTTTCAATTGACGGAAGCATTCTTCAACACGGCTGCGCGCCTGTGCATCCTGCCGCGTCCCAACGCGCCGACCGGCGTGTGCGCCCCGCGCGAAGCCATCGAACGGCTCTGCCGGACCTTCGACGGAATCGTCGTCATTGACGAGGCCTACGTTGATTTTTCCGACGACAATTGCATGGATTTTCCGAAGCGTTTCGACAATGCCATCGTGATGCGGACTTTCTCAAAGTCGTTCAGTCTCGCCGGCATGCGCCTTGGAATCGCTGTCGCGCGACCGGAAATCATCGGCGAGTTTCTCAAAGTCAAGGATTCGTACAACCTCAACGCCGTGGCGCAGGCCGCCGGCCTTGCCGCCATGCGGGACTACGACCACATGACCGTCAACGCTGAAAAAGTCCGAAAGACCCGCGCGCGCGTCACGGCCACCCTGCGCGAAATGGGTTTCGCCGTGCCCGAATCCCAATCCAATTTCGTGATTGCCCAATGGGACGGGCAACCGTCCGCCCGGACGCTGTTCGAGGCGCTGCGTGAACGCGCGATCGTCGTGCGCTATTTCAAGGCCCGCCGCCTTGAAAACGCGATCCGCATCAGCATCGGCACGAATGAAGAGATGGATCTTCTCCTGGCCGCCCTGCGCGAGATCCTCTCTATCTGA
- a CDS encoding thiamine pyrophosphate-dependent enzyme, with the protein MAKKLMVIPEKVRKSAVLKLGQIPVNTYNKTLKEELASNPDITPASCIRIFRDMALIREFETMLDQVKKLGAYEGIACKHAGPAHLSLGQEGAAVGEAFYLKVQDHIFGSHRSHGEIIAKGLRAVLELKGASLRPIMEGYFGGATLRVIERHDPNWTPLVVSGKGKSKKPAFASDEEEEQGIDFLLYGLLAEILGRENGFNKGMGGSMHAFFCPFGIYPNNAIVGGSADIATGAALYKKIFSPGGIVVANIGDASMGCGPVWEALAFATMGQFNTLWDEAHRGGMPIIFNFMNNFYGMGGQPIGETMGFDHLARVGAALNPDNMHAETVDGNNPLALADAYKRKLQILAEKRGPVLLDVQCYRQTGHSPSDQSSYREREEIEMWRKVDPLLEFSAKLVAAGVASEDELQAVRDYAKRKISKACRLVADDAISPRMKLGAHTGVALCMFSNVREEKLPGLARPDDVRIPMDQIPRVQQIAKKSRKGIDDNGAVLKGAKAVTFGDAIFEAIVHHFYNDWRVVAYGEENRDWGGAFGVYQGLTEALPYHRLFNSPISEGAIVGTAVGFALEGGRPIVELMYCDFMGRAGDEVFNQLAKWQAMSAGYCRMPVVLRVSVGSKYGAQHSQDWTALAAHIPGLKIAFPATPYDAKGLMASALMGNDPVIFFESQRLYNQTEVIRSDGVPAEYYTVPLGEPSLVKEGRDLTILTFGATLYVAQEAVKRFENEFGISVELIDGRCLVPFDLEPLCASVKKTGKLILASDACERGSYLYTIAGQIGQVAFDDLDAPICVVGARNWIVPPAEMETDYFPQPSWLLDAYHTQIKPLPGYSPVTDRSNDEFINLSKYGIL; encoded by the coding sequence ATGGCAAAGAAGTTGATGGTGATTCCCGAAAAAGTCCGCAAGAGCGCGGTGTTGAAACTGGGGCAAATCCCCGTAAATACCTACAACAAGACGCTGAAGGAAGAATTGGCGTCGAACCCGGACATTACGCCCGCGTCGTGTATCCGCATTTTCCGCGACATGGCGCTGATCCGCGAGTTCGAGACGATGCTGGATCAGGTCAAGAAACTGGGCGCGTATGAGGGCATCGCCTGCAAGCACGCGGGGCCGGCGCATTTGTCGCTCGGACAAGAGGGCGCGGCGGTCGGCGAGGCGTTTTACCTGAAGGTTCAGGACCACATTTTCGGCAGCCACCGCAGCCACGGCGAAATCATCGCAAAGGGTCTGCGCGCCGTGCTGGAACTCAAGGGCGCCTCATTGCGTCCCATCATGGAGGGATACTTCGGCGGGGCCACGCTTCGGGTAATCGAACGGCACGATCCGAACTGGACGCCGCTTGTCGTGTCCGGCAAGGGCAAGTCGAAGAAGCCCGCATTTGCGTCCGACGAGGAAGAAGAACAGGGCATAGATTTCCTTCTTTACGGCCTGCTGGCGGAGATTTTGGGCCGCGAAAACGGATTCAACAAGGGCATGGGCGGCTCGATGCACGCGTTTTTCTGCCCGTTCGGCATCTATCCGAACAACGCGATTGTGGGCGGCAGCGCGGACATTGCCACGGGCGCGGCGCTTTACAAAAAGATCTTCAGTCCCGGCGGGATTGTCGTGGCGAACATCGGCGATGCCTCGATGGGTTGCGGGCCGGTGTGGGAAGCGCTCGCGTTTGCGACGATGGGACAATTCAACACTTTGTGGGATGAAGCGCACCGTGGCGGCATGCCGATTATTTTCAATTTCATGAACAATTTCTATGGCATGGGCGGACAGCCGATCGGCGAGACGATGGGATTCGATCATCTGGCGCGGGTCGGCGCGGCGCTCAACCCGGACAACATGCACGCGGAAACGGTGGATGGCAACAATCCGCTCGCGCTGGCGGATGCCTACAAGCGCAAATTGCAAATCCTCGCCGAAAAGCGCGGCCCCGTGTTGCTTGACGTGCAGTGCTATCGGCAGACCGGCCACTCGCCCAGCGATCAATCGTCGTATCGCGAACGCGAAGAAATTGAAATGTGGCGCAAGGTTGATCCGTTGCTCGAATTCAGCGCAAAACTGGTTGCGGCGGGCGTCGCATCGGAAGACGAATTGCAAGCCGTGCGCGATTATGCCAAGCGCAAAATCAGCAAAGCCTGCCGTCTCGTCGCGGACGATGCGATTTCGCCGCGCATGAAACTCGGCGCGCATACCGGGGTGGCCCTCTGCATGTTCTCCAATGTGCGCGAGGAAAAACTGCCCGGTCTCGCCCGCCCTGACGACGTCCGAATTCCGATGGACCAGATTCCCCGCGTCCAGCAAATCGCGAAAAAGTCCCGCAAGGGGATTGATGATAACGGCGCGGTGTTGAAAGGCGCGAAGGCCGTGACTTTCGGCGACGCCATCTTCGAGGCGATCGTCCATCATTTCTACAACGATTGGCGCGTGGTGGCCTATGGCGAGGAAAACCGCGACTGGGGCGGCGCGTTCGGCGTCTACCAAGGGCTGACCGAGGCGCTGCCCTATCATCGCCTGTTCAATTCCCCGATATCCGAAGGCGCCATCGTGGGCACGGCGGTTGGTTTCGCGCTTGAAGGCGGCCGTCCGATTGTTGAACTGATGTATTGCGACTTCATGGGCCGCGCCGGCGACGAGGTCTTCAACCAACTCGCGAAGTGGCAGGCGATGTCGGCGGGCTACTGCCGCATGCCGGTCGTGTTGCGCGTATCCGTCGGCAGCAAATACGGCGCGCAGCATTCGCAGGATTGGACCGCGCTCGCCGCGCACATTCCCGGCCTCAAGATCGCGTTCCCGGCCACGCCGTACGACGCAAAAGGCCTGATGGCGTCGGCGCTCATGGGCAACGATCCCGTCATTTTCTTCGAGAGCCAGCGCCTTTACAACCAGACCGAGGTTATCCGATCGGATGGCGTGCCCGCCGAATACTACACCGTTCCCTTGGGTGAGCCGTCGCTTGTCAAGGAAGGCCGCGACCTGACGATTCTGACCTTCGGCGCCACCCTGTATGTCGCGCAGGAAGCCGTCAAGCGATTTGAAAACGAATTCGGCATTTCCGTCGAACTGATTGACGGGCGTTGCCTTGTGCCCTTCGATCTCGAACCGCTGTGCGCTTCCGTCAAAAAGACGGGTAAACTGATTCTTGCCAGCGACGCCTGCGAACGTGGCAGTTACCTGTATACCATCGCCGGCCAGATCGGCCAAGTCGCGTTCGACGATCTCGATGCCCCGATTTGCGTGGTCGGCGCCCGGAACTGGATTGTTCCGCCCGCTGAAATGGAAACGGACTACTTTCCGCAACCCTCCTGGTTGCTCGATGCGTACCACACGCAAATCAAGCCGTTGCCCGGATATTCCCCCGTAACGGACCGATCGAACGACGAATTTATCAATTTGTCAAAATATGGAATCCTGTAA
- a CDS encoding SGNH/GDSL hydrolase family protein codes for MLLIAQSAVAVAAMSVVLLHTNTLENNGRWRNSKSSLVAAMAVDTYQKTAQALARGHLNLGAWHGFQEMMYFKPVAIAELEFRLFLETDAYASLVCHQNEEESFGIRLSANPRFPSITFHATREGQFLEKKPVPIPPLSTGKWHRVNVRASGNGVPLLAMDGQPVQLEQMPWKPFTALGFRGCQTTALVDDVVAHQTDGTVIHDSFANRRHWLACLIAGFVAATLFNLLMLPMMKRAQFPPRHQVIGLVFLDVLIVVVLACVFTIVYFSQQNYPREGHFSEEVVNRVRNACVCILKERVREYAPDPGPGVVRIVFLGTSQTRGAGAGKPEHRFVDRIQRQLDDEAPAGTRYECINAGIGGGDSELLIELYRDLLVPLRPMVLVVNLANNDKDAGVLAGNLREMIALSRQHGIKTVICLEPNTIERWPGDMPNHPAMREVARECNVPCLDLHDYLRQHYDDGFLWWDFVHPTSFGHKLIADAIMDKFRANALLEQQAEQSVSLP; via the coding sequence GTGCTTTTAATTGCACAATCGGCGGTGGCCGTGGCGGCGATGTCCGTGGTGCTCCTCCATACCAATACGCTGGAAAACAACGGCCGGTGGAGAAATTCCAAGTCTTCGCTCGTGGCGGCCATGGCAGTCGACACATATCAGAAAACCGCACAAGCGCTGGCGCGCGGGCATTTGAACCTTGGCGCGTGGCATGGATTCCAAGAAATGATGTATTTCAAACCGGTCGCCATCGCCGAACTGGAATTTCGTCTTTTCCTGGAAACGGACGCATACGCAAGCCTTGTCTGTCATCAGAATGAAGAAGAGTCCTTCGGCATCCGTCTGAGTGCAAATCCCCGTTTTCCCTCGATAACTTTTCATGCAACCCGCGAAGGACAATTTCTAGAAAAAAAACCCGTTCCCATTCCTCCTCTATCCACGGGGAAATGGCATCGTGTGAACGTGCGGGCGTCGGGGAACGGCGTTCCGCTTTTGGCGATGGATGGTCAACCGGTTCAACTGGAGCAAATGCCGTGGAAGCCGTTCACCGCGCTGGGATTCCGGGGATGCCAGACAACGGCCCTTGTAGATGATGTTGTGGCGCATCAAACGGACGGAACCGTGATCCATGATTCGTTCGCCAATCGCCGTCATTGGCTTGCCTGCCTGATCGCGGGATTTGTCGCGGCCACATTGTTCAACCTGTTGATGCTGCCAATGATGAAACGCGCCCAGTTTCCGCCGCGACATCAGGTGATTGGGCTGGTGTTTCTTGACGTTCTGATCGTTGTTGTATTGGCATGCGTATTCACGATTGTCTATTTTTCCCAGCAAAACTATCCCCGGGAGGGGCATTTCTCCGAGGAAGTGGTGAACAGGGTCAGAAATGCCTGTGTTTGTATACTGAAGGAACGTGTCAGGGAATATGCGCCCGATCCGGGTCCAGGCGTTGTTCGGATCGTCTTCCTTGGCACTTCCCAAACGCGGGGAGCCGGCGCCGGAAAGCCGGAACATCGCTTTGTGGACCGCATCCAAAGGCAACTGGACGACGAGGCGCCGGCCGGTACGCGATACGAGTGCATCAATGCGGGTATAGGCGGCGGGGACTCCGAATTGCTCATCGAACTCTATCGCGATTTGCTTGTGCCGCTACGGCCAATGGTCCTGGTTGTCAATCTTGCCAACAACGATAAGGATGCGGGCGTATTGGCCGGCAATCTTCGTGAAATGATTGCCTTGAGCAGACAACACGGCATCAAAACCGTAATCTGCCTGGAGCCAAACACCATCGAACGCTGGCCGGGCGACATGCCTAATCACCCTGCCATGCGGGAAGTGGCCCGCGAATGTAACGTTCCCTGTCTGGATCTCCATGACTATCTCCGGCAGCATTACGACGACGGCTTTCTCTGGTGGGATTTTGTTCATCCGACATCCTTCGGACACAAATTGATAGCCGACGCCATCATGGACAAATTTCGTGCAAACGCTTTGCTTGAGCAGCAGGCCGAACAAAGCGTTTCGTTGCCCTGA